Proteins found in one Triticum urartu cultivar G1812 chromosome 4, Tu2.1, whole genome shotgun sequence genomic segment:
- the LOC125553747 gene encoding uncharacterized protein LOC125553747 — MPPKRKSPVATAAAPAMPPRMTRSMAAGKRGADAPAKKEEAQAAPAAAAEKGRKKAKKEVSAVAKEVETVLSPPAAPKQKVKKNAKKEVVAGGAGAENGKRVIVEACTQCQQFKRRALKVKEDLESAVPGVSVTINPEKPRRGCLEIREEGGDVFISLLNMPRPFNKMRELDMDKVTKDIAQKIA; from the exons ATGCCTCCCAAGCGCAAGTCCCCGGTTGCGACGGCGGCGGCCCCCGCAATGCCGCCTAGGATGACCCGGAGCATGGCCGCCGGGAAGCGGGGCGCCGACGCTCCGGCCAAAAAGGAGGAAGCAcaggcggcgccggcggcggccgCGGAGAAGGGGAGGAAGAAGGCCAAGAAGGAGGTGTCTGCGGTGGCGAAGGAGGTGGAGACGGTACTGTCGCCTCCTGCAGCGCCCAAGCAGAAGGTGAAAAAAAATGCCAAGAAGGAGGTGGTGGCGGGCGGTGCCGGCGCTGAAAACGGGAAGcgcgtcatcgtcgaggcttg CACCCAGTGCCAACAGTTCAAGAGAAGAGCTTTAAAGGTGAAGGAGGATCTTGAAAGTGCTGTCCCTGGGGTTTCTGTGACAATCAACCCTGAAAAG CCACGCCGTGGATGCCTCGAGATACGGGAGGAAGGTGGTGATGTGTTCATTTCACTGCTG AACATGCCACGGCCCTTCAACAAGATGAGGGAGCTCGACATGGACAAGGTTACCAAGGACATTGCCCAGAAAATTGCTTGA